A stretch of DNA from Uranotaenia lowii strain MFRU-FL unplaced genomic scaffold, ASM2978415v1 HiC_scaffold_207, whole genome shotgun sequence:
aacactGTTGAAATCTAGCAGTACGGACGAATCACAGAAAAGGATTTGCTTAGCCCGTCTAGCCCATGTGGGTACACGAGTGGCTACCCTTCTGTGTTCGTCGCGTGGTTCACCTAATCTCCTAACGCAGATGCAAAATATGTTGGTTGAGTTAGTCCAACTCTTGCAATCTGCCTACGATCCATCGGGTATCGCGACGCAGGAAATCGTGGTCCAAAATCCATCGCAGGCTATCACTGAGGCAAACACCAACACGGAGGTCGAGCTTCCATCACCCTCTGTTCTGGGCCAGGACGACCTAGATTGGATCCACAGCTTGCAGGCGAGGATAGTTGGCCTAGAAGAAGAATTGGCAAAACGGAAAGAAGGAAGAGAAGTTGAGACTCAAACGGAACAAGAAGTGTTCAATGTTTCGAACCCACTGGAAAGAGATTTCAGAAATTACTCTGAAAACTTTTCTGCTATCTccagttttcaaaacaattgtTTCCCTCAAATTTCCCTTAATCCTACTTATCCTCAACAAAATTTATCTTACCATCAAATTACCAATCCTTATCCATACTTAACAACAAATATTTCTCAATCCCACAGTGAAAATAAACTTCCGAATATTCTGTCCCACCAGCCCACAGTTTCAAATATTCATCTGAACCACCCTAGCAATCCTCAAAACCCTTTTCCCACTCCTTCCAATCAAATTCCTATAAATCCTAGTAACCCCCATCAATCCATTCCTAATGTGAATTTCTCACATAATGTAGGACAACCAAATTCCTGGTCAAACAACTGTCCAAATCCGAACCCTTCTCAGCCTCAGCTCCCATATAACGCGTTTCCAGGCCAGTACCAGGGACCATCCGGTCAACCTCAAGGACATTGGGGATCACCTTACGGGAATCCCGGGTTTTCGCATCAGTTTCAGACACCTTTTCATTCCCGACATACTTTGCCAGTATCCAAATGGAATATTGCAAAGTACAGCGGAGATGATCAAGGGTTGAAACTGAATGAATTCCTGGAAGTCGTTCACGCTCTGTCCATGGCTGAAAGGGTGTCCGATCAGGAGCTTTTTGAATCGGCTGTACATTTGTTTTCTGGATCTGCCCTTAAATGGTATATGACACAGCGATCTATGGGCCGGCTTGTCAGTTGGCAGCATTTAGTTTTCGAGCTCCGCAGAACGTACATGCACCCAGACTTGGACGCTCTCATCAAAATGAAAGTGTACCAAAGGCGTCAACGGCAGCAGGAGTCCTTTCACGAATTCTACAGCGAGGTAGAGAAGCTGATCCGCACGATGAGCGTCCCTATACCCGAATTCGAGAAAATTCAAATCCTTCAGCAAAACATGAGGATGGACTACAAGAAGTTCATGGCTTTCATTCCCATCTTGAACTTAGAATCCTTACTCTCAGCGGGTCAGAAGCTTGATGCGCTTAATTTTTCTGCGTATAGCAAGGTGTTCGGCTCTGATAAGGTGGTTCACGTGATCGAAGACGAAGATCTGGAGCAGCCGAGGTCGAACAAAAGCAAGAAGCAGGCACCAAGCTCTGATTTCGTCGTACCGGTTCAACAACATCCAAGGAATAATTCAGCGGGTCCTAAAGCGAATGTTGTTCCGAAGAACCAGAACCAGTTCGCGCAAAATATACCTGGCCCGTCACGGCAAATAGCCAGTAAGCCTACAGCAGTCGGGGAACCATCTGGCAGTCAGTCGCAACCTCAACTCACGTTAGAGATGGTGGTAAACAACCACAAGCCTCCTCCATCAAATCGTTGCTACAACTGCAATCGGGAGGGACATCATGCAGCAATTTGCCGTCAACCACCAATCATCGTTTGCTTCAAATGCGGGCTTCGTGGATTTCCGACTGCTATGTGTCCGTATTGTTTAAAAAACCACGGTACTGCGAGCCAAAAACGCGGTTCGCAGGAACGCCAGGCGTAACTTCTTCTTCTGACGGTTCGTCAGCTCCTCCGTGGTTCTGGGAAACGGTCCCAAACCACTGTTATTCCGCAGATACTGAAATCTGTCACATTTCGTATCCATTTCATAATGATCACCGTCCATTCGTGGATATTCGCATCCACGATATTCCCGTTTGTGCCCTTTTAGACAGTGGCAGTAATTACACCTTGATCAATCAGAATGTTTTTCGCAAGTCCAGACACGAGAAATTGAATCCATTGACCAAATCGCTGGATCTTCGTTCAGCAAGTGGTGATTCGATGGAAATATTAGGCCAGGCCTTTCTGCCCATCCAGTTTGATGGACGAACTAAAGTCATCACCACTCTGGTGGTGGCTAATTTGTCCATCGACTGCATTTGTGGGATGGacttttggaccaaatttcagatcGTTCCCACTATGTTGTCTGGAGATTCCGTGAATGCAGCGTTCTTGGAAAAGGCGTCTTCGTCCGCCGAATGTTTGTCGCTAGAAGAAGAAAGAGAATTGGAGGAAATTAAAAAGAGTTTCTTAGCAGCTGGTCAAGGCAAACTCACCATTACTCCTATGGCCACTCATCGGATCGTCTTGAAGGAGGAATACAGAGGCAAGCCACCAGTTCGTCAATTCCCATATGTGATGTCTCCGAAAACCCAGGCGTTGGTAGCTGTCGAGCTGGAACGGTTGCTCGAGGCTGGCATCATTGAGCGTAGCGAGTCCGACTGGTCGTTGAATTGCGTGCCGGTCATTAAACCCAACAAGGTTCGGCTTTGTTTAGACGCGCGGAAGATCAACGAAAGAACTGTACGTGATGCTTACCCTCTACCCCATCCTGGAAGAATATTAGGTCAGTTACCAAAGGCAAAATATTTGTCTACAATAGACCTGTCCGAAGCGTTTTTACAGGTTCCCTTAGAAAAAGAGTCCCGAAGGTACACAGCTTTTAGCGTGCAGGGTAAAGGGTTGTTCCAGTATACC
This window harbors:
- the LOC129759617 gene encoding uncharacterized protein LOC129759617 encodes the protein MEDLSFNQAIDRLVKWYQVMRVELLEEDELEQELKCRDVILSGLDLSRKRKCLRDALKREKESGLKLSALSLRTDPENERELCLVKFKQIKTLLKSSSTDESQKRICLARLAHVGTRVATLLCSSRGSPNLLTQMQNMLVELVQLLQSAYDPSGIATQEIVVQNPSQAITEANTNTEVELPSPSVLGQDDLDWIHSLQARIVGLEEELAKRKEGREVETQTEQEVFNDNQIPGQTTVQIRTLLSLSSHITRFQASTRDHPVNLKDIGDHLTGIPVSKWNIAKYSGDDQGLKLNEFLEVVHALSMAERVSDQELFESAVHLFSGSALKWYMTQRSMGRLVSWQHLVFELRRTYMHPDLDALIKMKVYQRRQRQQESFHEFYSEVEKLIRTMSVPIPEFEKIQILQQNMRMDYKKFMAFIPILNLESLLSAGQKLDALNFSAYSKVFGSDKVVHVIEDEDLEQPRSNKSKKQAPSSDFVVPVQQHPRNNSAGPKANVVPKNQNQFAQNIPGPSRQIASKPTAVGEPSGSQSQPQLTLEMVVNNHKPPPSNRCYNCNREGHHAAICRQPPIIVCFKCGLRGFPTAMYTEICHISYPFHNDHRPFVDIRIHDIPVCALLDSGSNYTLINQNVFRKSRHEKLNPLTKSLDLRSASGDSMEILGQAFLPIQFDGRTKVITTLVVANLSIDCICGMDFWTKFQIVPTMLSGDSVNAAFLEKASSSAECLSLEEERELEEIKKSFLAAGQGKLTITPMATHRIVLKEEYRGKPPVRQFPYVMSPKTQALVAVELERLLEAGIIERSESDWSLNCVPVIKPNKVRLCLDARKINERTVRDAYPLPHPGRILGQLPKAKYLSTIDLSEAFLQVPLEKESRRYTAFSVQGKGLFQYTRMCFGLVNSPASLAKIMDSVLGHGILEPNVFVYLDDIVVVTETFEHHVQLLTEISRRLREANLSINREKSRFGVAEVPFLGYLLGTEGLRANPDKVRPILDYERPTTVTKLRRFLGMANYYRRFIPDFSGATAALTDLLQTKSKLVRWNEEAEAAFVRIKELLISSPILASPDFSRPFTIQTDASDVAVAGVLTQQQENGECVIAYYSHKLTTPQKNYHAAEKEALAAMLTIDALRGYIEGYHFTLITDSSALTHILNAKWKVGSRCSRWALILQQYDMRIVHRKGKENVVPDALSRSIAAIDGSPTTWYDSMMGKVVSKPDEFVDFRVENGNLYKYISVPDFPHDSNFEWKLIPRTEDIPRIIEESHITSFHSGYERTLARIRQRFYWPRMAAQIRKFVRQCTTCKEVKPSHVATVPEMGKMRLADRPWQIISVDFIGPLPRSRKGNQHLLVVSDYFSKWVLVQPVKKIASSTMCANPVERVNRTINAAIRTYVKEDQRLWDTKIAEIEMILNTSIHSPTGLTPYFIIHGHEYAELGLDYRLARHDEMLSSEQYEERRKALFTDIYELVKKNLAKAYASSKRTYDLRLRPAKPFVQGQLVSKTSIFPSPFASGFYVLHLTCPAVLEIMYYDTLDGFRAKEG